The Cloacibacillus sp. genome includes the window GGATATCTTCACCGATTCCACCGGCACGAGGGGAGCGGTGACGGTGACGAGGCAGCCCGCTAACACGACCATACCCTCTTCCGTGCCGAGGGCTTTGGCGGTGACGACGGTCTGACCGGGGTTATGGGCGACGATCTCGCCATTTTCGCTGACGGTGGCGACATTCTCGCTGCTGCTCTTCCATTCGATTCTTTTGTCACTGGCGTCCGCCGGGTAGAGGGTGGCGGTGAGTTTCTCATGCTCTCCGGATTGCAGCTGCATCGCTTCCTTTGAGAGCTCAATGCGGTTTACCCAGACTGTCGGTTTTAGAACGGTAATCTCAAGCGTTGGCCTGCCTTTGACGCTGCCGTCCTTAGTTTTAACGTTGACGGTGGTGGTTTCGCCGGCCTTGAGCGCCGTGAAGGTCGCCGCTTCGCCCTTCTCTATCTCTTCCACCCTGTCGAGTGAGATGACGGAGGAGTCTCCTATGAGCCAATCTAACTTCCTGTTTGTGGCGTTGTCGGGTACGAATCGTGCGGAGGCTGTGAACTGTTCTCCTGCATAGAGTGATTTTTTGCCATCCGCGGAACCCTCGATATTGAGCACGATGGTCAGTGCCTTTACCTCGCTGACGGTCACTCTGCAGTCGTCGGAGATGCTTTCGTTCTCAGAGGCGGCGGCCCATATTGTAGCTGTGCCGGGGCTCTTTGAGGTTACGTTGCCGCTCTCGTCTACCTCGGCGATGCCGGGGGCGCTGCTGCTCCAGACGATTTTCTTGTTCGTGGCCTCGTCCGGTGTCACGCGGGCCGAGAGCTGTGCCGTATCACCGAAGCCTTTGAGTGTGATGTCCTTGCTCGATGTTATCTTCACGCCGGTGACGTGGATGGGTTCCACAACCTCGATGGCGCGTGTGAAGGAATATGTGAGCGGGGTCGTAGGAATAATAATACCGCCGTGGTTGAAGTCGCTCACGTAGAGGTCGGCGGAGAGCGCAACGGCGGCGTCTCCAGTCTTGTTCTTGGCGGTGACCGTTATCTTGCCGCTGCTGTCGATCTCGCTCTTGCCGATGGTGATGATATCGCTGTTGGTACTTGCCCTCGAATTTCTAACATTGTTGCCGTACGTTACCGGAGTTCCGGGGAGGGTGATGAACGTGATCGTCGTCGAGCCGCCGTTGACGGGGATACGGCGCTTGTCGGTCTGCGCGGTGAGGGTGGTGACGGCGTTTTTCATCGCGTTTTCGTCAAGTTTTTTCGTGTTATTCGTACCGCTGCCGACGCCACGTTCAGCCGTTCCTTCAAGCCAGGCGCAGTTTTCTATCGTGACATTATTCCCGGTGTCTTTGCCGAGCACGCCGCCGCTGACGGCGTCGAGCTGGACATCACCGCTGGCGGTTATGCCGAGGGTGATATTGCCGCTATTGGCACAGCTGCCTATCTCCGGAGCGCCGCCGCTGCTGCCCGAGGTATTTCCCACGATGCCGCCAGCGTAGTTGGGTCGGTTATCACTTGTCTCAATTGCCGAGATGGAGACCTCTCCGAGGTTTGCGCAGTTGTATACTTTGCCGCTGCTCTCTCCCGCGATGCCGCCGGCAAAGTTTTGTATGCCGTCAGAGGCGGCGGCTGTGGTACGGCTGGCGCAATTATATATCGCGCCGTCATTTATTCCCGCGATGCCGCCCACGTTGTTAAGGGAGGACGAGCCGCCTTTGGCGGCGACGGGGCCGTCGTTGAGGCAGCTTGTGATGGTTCCGCTGCCCTCGTTCTGCCCCGCGATGCCGCCCGCGTGGTTGAAGTAAAGGTCCGTCGAGATGATAACGGCGGCGGCGTTCCGGCAGTCTTCTATCGTGCCCTCGTTCCAGCCGGCGACGGCGCCGGCATTGACGGTGTTGCCTGTGGCGGAGGTGATATTCACCCCGCCCTCTACGGTGAGTCCGCGCACGACGCCTTTTTTGCCGTCTTTTTCTCCGATATAGCTGAAGAAGCCGGCATAACCGTCTCCGGCCGTTTTCGTTATCTCATAGCCTTTGACGGAATGGCCCGCGCCGTCGAAGGCGCCGGTGTAGGGGTTATCATAGTCGCCGCTGATGGGCGTCCAGTCCATGAGTCTGCCGTCCGCGTCCGCGAGGTCAATGTCGGCGGTTAGCAGCGCGTCGGCGGAGAGCGGTATCGTACCGTTGTCAAGCCCATTATGGAAGTCGATGAGGTCCGCCGA containing:
- a CDS encoding Ig-like domain-containing protein yields the protein MDWTPISGDYDNPYTGAFDGAGHSVKGYEITKTAGDGYAGFFSYIGEKDGKKGVVRGLTVEGGVNITSATGNTVNAGAVAGWNEGTIEDCRNAAAVIISTDLYFNHAGGIAGQNEGSGTITSCLNDGPVAAKGGSSSLNNVGGIAGINDGAIYNCASRTTAAASDGIQNFAGGIAGESSGKVYNCANLGEVSISAIETSDNRPNYAGGIVGNTSGSSGGAPEIGSCANSGNITLGITASGDVQLDAVSGGVLGKDTGNNVTIENCAWLEGTAERGVGSGTNNTKKLDENAMKNAVTTLTAQTDKRRIPVNGGSTTITFITLPGTPVTYGNNVRNSRASTNSDIITIGKSEIDSSGKITVTAKNKTGDAAVALSADLYVSDFNHGGIIIPTTPLTYSFTRAIEVVEPIHVTGVKITSSKDITLKGFGDTAQLSARVTPDEATNKKIVWSSSAPGIAEVDESGNVTSKSPGTATIWAAASENESISDDCRVTVSEVKALTIVLNIEGSADGKKSLYAGEQFTASARFVPDNATNRKLDWLIGDSSVISLDRVEEIEKGEAATFTALKAGETTTVNVKTKDGSVKGRPTLEITVLKPTVWVNRIELSKEAMQLQSGEHEKLTATLYPADASDKRIEWKSSSENVATVSENGEIVAHNPGQTVVTAKALGTEEGMVVLAGCLVTVTAPLVPVESVKISPEGTALKIGDSIRFTAEVLPADADNKGVTWKSSDEKIATVDANGGVTAVAIGTATITVTTDDGLKAAQATVSVNRVYTSGSGGCAAGVGAMALFALIPLLLKKRRPAK